The following coding sequences lie in one Streptomyces sp. NBC_00510 genomic window:
- a CDS encoding phospholipid scramblase-related protein, whose translation MTTHSNTPAGWYPDPHGTQNLLRYWDGSQWTEHTHAGGAQVPPQPKDNPWELGVDGGPDPSRIQRQVQQQAGVAPTGPGGGTLFSEPVLVVNQKAKLIELSNEYSVFDQQGRQLGSVLQVGQSAARKVLRFVASVDQFMSVRLEVRDAHGQPQLLLTRPAKFIKSKVIVQRADGMTLGEIVQQNAIGKINFSFEVNGQKIGAIKAENWRAWNFSIVDHTDTEVARITKTWEGLAKTMFTTADNYVLQIHRQLPDPLLSMVVASALTVDTALKQDSRGLG comes from the coding sequence GTGACGACGCATTCGAACACCCCGGCGGGCTGGTACCCGGACCCGCACGGCACGCAGAACCTGCTGCGCTACTGGGACGGGTCCCAGTGGACGGAGCACACCCACGCGGGCGGCGCGCAGGTCCCGCCGCAGCCCAAGGACAACCCCTGGGAGCTGGGCGTCGACGGCGGTCCCGACCCGTCGCGCATCCAGCGCCAGGTGCAGCAACAGGCCGGCGTGGCCCCCACCGGCCCGGGTGGGGGCACGCTCTTCAGCGAGCCCGTCCTGGTGGTCAATCAGAAGGCCAAGCTCATCGAGCTGAGCAACGAGTACAGCGTCTTCGACCAGCAGGGGCGCCAGCTCGGCTCGGTGCTCCAGGTCGGCCAGAGCGCCGCGCGGAAGGTGCTGCGCTTCGTCGCGAGCGTCGACCAGTTCATGTCGGTGCGCCTGGAGGTGCGCGACGCCCACGGGCAGCCGCAGCTGCTGCTGACCCGGCCCGCGAAGTTCATCAAGTCCAAGGTGATCGTGCAGCGCGCCGACGGCATGACGCTCGGCGAGATCGTACAGCAGAACGCCATCGGGAAGATCAACTTCTCCTTCGAGGTCAACGGCCAGAAGATCGGCGCGATCAAGGCCGAGAACTGGCGTGCCTGGAACTTCTCCATCGTCGACCACACCGACACCGAGGTCGCCCGGATCACCAAGACGTGGGAGGGCCTGGCGAAGACGATGTTCACCACGGCCGACAACTACGTGCTACAGATCCACCGGCAGCTGCCGGACCCCCTGCTGAGCATGGTCGTCGCCTCCGCGCTCACCGTGGACACCGCCCTCAAGCAGGACTCGCGCGGACTCGGCTGA
- a CDS encoding uracil-DNA glycosylase produces MAARPLNEIVEEGWAKALEPVAGKIAEMGDFLRAEIAAGRTYLPSGANVLRAFQQPFDDVRVLIVGQDPYPTPGHAVGLSFSVAPEVRPLPGSLLNIYRELNTDLGLPQPSNGDLTPWTRQGVLLLNRALTTTPRKPGGHRGKGWEAVTEQAIRALAARGKPLVSILWGSDARKLRPLLGNLPAVESAHPSPMSADRGFFGSRPFSRANDLLVRQGTNPVDWQLP; encoded by the coding sequence GTGGCAGCACGACCGTTGAACGAAATCGTCGAAGAAGGCTGGGCCAAGGCTCTGGAGCCGGTCGCCGGGAAGATCGCCGAAATGGGCGACTTCCTGCGCGCCGAGATCGCCGCGGGCCGCACCTACCTGCCGTCGGGGGCGAACGTGCTGCGCGCGTTCCAGCAGCCCTTCGACGACGTCCGGGTGCTGATCGTGGGCCAGGACCCGTATCCCACTCCGGGGCACGCCGTCGGGCTGTCGTTCTCGGTGGCCCCGGAGGTACGGCCGCTGCCCGGCAGCCTGCTGAACATCTACCGGGAGCTGAACACCGACCTCGGTCTGCCCCAGCCCTCCAACGGCGACCTGACCCCCTGGACCCGGCAGGGCGTCCTGCTGCTCAACAGGGCGCTCACCACCACGCCGCGCAAGCCCGGAGGTCACCGCGGCAAGGGCTGGGAGGCGGTCACCGAGCAGGCCATCCGCGCGCTCGCCGCGCGCGGCAAGCCTTTGGTGTCCATCCTGTGGGGCTCCGACGCGCGCAAGCTGCGACCGTTGCTGGGGAACCTGCCGGCCGTGGAGTCCGCCCACCCCTCCCCGATGTCGGCCGACCGCGGCTTCTTCGGCTCGCGTCCGTTCAGCCGGGCCAACGACCTCTTGGTACGGCAGGGCACGAATCCGGTGGACTGGCAGCTGCCCTGA
- a CDS encoding exo-alpha-sialidase, giving the protein MDDVVLAIGTRKGLFLGRRGGAGTWELTGPHFPMQAVYSVGIDTRRAVPRLLVGADSSHWGPSVFRSDDLGRSWEEPARPAVRFPKDTDASLERVWQIQPAGAGAPDLVWAGTEPGALFRSDDGGVTFEFVRSLWEHPQRELWGAGFGGQAVHTVVTDPRDADVVVAAVSSGGVYRSADGGASWEASNTGIKAEFLPDPYPEFGQCVHKIDRDAEDPDRLYLQNHGGVYRSDDAGASWTEIGKGLPADFGFAVAAHPRRGGVAYVSPVNDGGDRYQPDYRCRVYRTEDAGASWTALSAGLPTQEHYGVVLRDGLRTDDADPVGVYFGNRNGEVYASADEGDTWRLVASHLPDVLCVRAAVV; this is encoded by the coding sequence ATGGACGACGTCGTACTCGCGATCGGCACACGCAAGGGACTGTTCCTGGGACGGCGGGGCGGCGCCGGGACGTGGGAGCTGACCGGCCCGCACTTCCCCATGCAGGCGGTGTACTCGGTGGGCATCGACACGCGCCGGGCCGTGCCCCGGCTGCTGGTCGGCGCGGACAGCTCGCACTGGGGCCCGTCGGTCTTCCGCTCCGACGACCTCGGGCGCAGCTGGGAGGAGCCGGCCAGGCCCGCGGTGCGGTTCCCCAAGGACACGGACGCCTCCCTGGAGCGCGTCTGGCAGATCCAGCCCGCCGGCGCCGGCGCCCCGGACCTGGTGTGGGCCGGAACGGAGCCGGGGGCGCTCTTCCGCTCGGACGACGGCGGGGTGACCTTCGAGTTCGTGCGGAGCCTGTGGGAGCACCCGCAGCGGGAGCTGTGGGGTGCCGGGTTCGGCGGTCAGGCGGTGCACACGGTGGTCACCGATCCGCGCGACGCCGACGTGGTGGTCGCGGCCGTCTCCTCCGGCGGGGTCTACCGCTCGGCCGACGGCGGCGCGAGCTGGGAGGCGTCCAACACCGGGATCAAGGCGGAGTTCCTGCCCGACCCGTACCCGGAGTTCGGCCAGTGCGTGCACAAGATCGACCGGGACGCCGAGGACCCGGACCGGCTGTACCTGCAGAACCACGGCGGGGTCTACCGCAGCGACGACGCCGGCGCGAGCTGGACGGAGATCGGCAAGGGCCTGCCCGCGGACTTCGGCTTCGCCGTCGCCGCCCACCCCCGCCGCGGCGGAGTCGCGTACGTCTCCCCGGTCAACGACGGCGGCGACCGCTACCAGCCGGACTACCGCTGCCGGGTCTACCGCACCGAGGACGCCGGCGCCTCGTGGACGGCCCTGTCCGCCGGGCTGCCCACGCAGGAGCACTACGGCGTGGTCCTGCGCGACGGGCTGCGCACCGACGACGCGGACCCGGTCGGCGTGTACTTCGGCAACCGCAACGGCGAGGTGTACGCCAGCGCCGACGAGGGCGACACCTGGCGGCTGGTGGCCTCGCACCTGCCCGATGTGCTGTGCGTGAGGGCGGCCGTGGTCTGA
- a CDS encoding helix-turn-helix domain-containing protein yields MTAQQPLTTAALVPGGRVCEHPDRADIRLEAVLHALADPMRLRVVRTLAARGTEAACSEVELPVSKSTCTHHFRVLREAGVISQTYRGTSKMNALRRADLEALFPGLLDTVLAAADRQGGRLGGTAGVVRA; encoded by the coding sequence ATGACCGCGCAGCAGCCCCTCACCACGGCCGCCCTCGTCCCCGGCGGGAGGGTGTGCGAGCACCCGGACCGTGCGGACATCCGCCTGGAGGCCGTCCTGCACGCGTTGGCCGACCCCATGCGCCTGCGCGTGGTGCGGACGCTGGCGGCGCGGGGAACGGAGGCGGCGTGCTCCGAGGTCGAGTTGCCCGTCAGCAAGTCCACCTGCACCCACCACTTCCGGGTGCTCCGCGAGGCCGGGGTGATCAGCCAGACCTACCGGGGCACCTCCAAGATGAACGCGCTGCGCCGCGCGGACCTAGAGGCGCTCTTCCCCGGGCTTCTGGACACCGTCCTCGCCGCCGCCGACCGGCAGGGAGGGCGGCTCGGCGGGACCGCCGGCGTCGTCCGCGCCTGA